A part of bacterium genomic DNA contains:
- a CDS encoding OmpA family protein, producing MKVMSVYQRFVQMKKMLFRSIVFSLLVVICTGLCFEASAQDQLPRDNGLSTYHVAPHYRDSESHPLRVLSYIFHPIGWVARELVFRPLSYLASSSETHRSVMGYRDPFDYRQPECFSSDHSSPDCRSVMPYNYDSITPEAVEMAIAEPVVDEPIRQVFFPNVNFDFDKSELTELGKGRARQIADLLEDESDVHVVLEGHTDFIGTEEYNENLGSRRAESLREELIALGVSPERVSTVTFGKSQPLVAGESDWARAVNRRVEVHVDEATPSVQP from the coding sequence ATGAAGGTCATGTCTGTTTATCAGAGGTTTGTTCAAATGAAGAAGATGCTTTTTCGTTCCATAGTTTTTTCGTTATTGGTCGTAATCTGTACAGGACTGTGCTTTGAGGCGAGCGCGCAAGATCAGCTGCCTCGGGATAACGGGCTTTCAACGTATCATGTGGCTCCACATTATCGAGATTCTGAGTCGCATCCACTTCGAGTTCTCTCCTACATTTTTCATCCAATTGGGTGGGTGGCCCGTGAGCTTGTTTTTCGACCGCTCAGTTATCTTGCTTCTTCGAGCGAGACCCATAGGAGCGTCATGGGGTATAGAGACCCGTTCGATTATCGACAACCTGAATGTTTCTCTTCGGACCACTCCTCTCCTGACTGCCGTAGTGTTATGCCGTATAACTACGATTCTATCACTCCGGAGGCAGTTGAGATGGCCATTGCAGAACCGGTAGTGGATGAGCCCATCAGGCAAGTATTTTTCCCTAATGTAAACTTTGATTTTGATAAGAGTGAGCTCACAGAGCTGGGCAAGGGCAGAGCTCGTCAAATAGCAGACCTCTTAGAAGATGAGAGTGATGTACATGTAGTGCTCGAAGGCCACACTGATTTCATTGGGACTGAGGAGTACAACGAAAACCTCGGCTCTCGGCGAGCAGAGTCTTTAAGGGAAGAGCTCATTGCCCTAGGCGTTTCGCCAGAGCGAGTTTCAACAGTTACCTTTGGAAAATCTCAACCGTTGGTAGCTGGAGAGTCGGACTGGGCTCGAGCAGTCAACAGACGTGTTGAAGTGCACGTTGACGAAGCGACACCCTCAGTACAGCCTTAA
- a CDS encoding SDR family oxidoreductase → MAERTLVFGATGGIGSEVARQLVARGNQVFLCGRNQEKLEVLSKELDSPYGVFDMSSVESVGAAYEEAATSLGALNGVVYAVGSVLLKPAHLTSPSEFSKVLEVNLTSAFSVLHYGVRALRDSGGSFVFFSSAAASIGLANHEAIAAAKGGIEAMVRSAAASYAARGIRVNAVAPGLVETPLTERITSSQASREYSQKLHPIGRLGTPQDIASGVVWLLSPEQTWVSGHILHIDGGLSNLKG, encoded by the coding sequence ATGGCAGAGAGGACACTCGTTTTCGGAGCAACTGGAGGGATTGGTAGTGAAGTGGCCCGGCAATTAGTTGCAAGGGGCAATCAAGTTTTCTTGTGTGGACGCAACCAGGAAAAGCTAGAGGTGCTTTCGAAGGAACTGGATAGTCCTTATGGTGTGTTCGATATGAGCTCTGTTGAATCGGTTGGCGCTGCGTATGAGGAGGCGGCAACATCTCTTGGAGCATTAAATGGGGTTGTGTATGCCGTCGGAAGCGTATTACTGAAACCAGCGCATCTTACGTCACCGAGTGAATTCTCTAAGGTGCTTGAGGTCAATCTGACTTCTGCTTTTTCAGTTTTGCATTATGGGGTGAGGGCGCTCAGGGACTCTGGGGGCTCATTCGTGTTTTTCTCATCAGCAGCGGCTTCTATCGGTCTTGCAAATCATGAAGCAATTGCGGCTGCGAAAGGAGGAATTGAGGCGATGGTGCGGAGCGCCGCTGCCAGCTATGCTGCACGAGGTATCAGAGTAAATGCGGTTGCTCCAGGGTTGGTTGAAACTCCACTTACAGAGCGCATCACAAGTTCTCAGGCGAGTCGGGAGTATTCCCAAAAGCTTCATCCTATTGGGCGTCTCGGTACTCCTCAGGATATTGCAAGTGGTGTTGTATGGCTGCTATCACCTGAGCAAACGTGGGTGAGTGGGCATATTCTACATATCGATGGAGGCCTTTCGAACTTGAAAGGATAG
- a CDS encoding DUF3833 family protein — protein sequence MSRLKQILILIVGILGFSGCSQMKASQFANYSPRFLPEEYFLGRGEAHGVFFDRFGKMRKSFVLTLDGRQEGDLLILAEDLRYSDGRRLQREYRIQKKDDHHYTVKSEAFDGDGTIESYGNVLNWKYVLKEEIGGDIWHLSFDDWMFLQENGVVLNRAYATKFGLSVGEVFLTFRKSIHKGEDGGKS from the coding sequence ATGAGTCGATTAAAACAGATACTTATTTTAATTGTGGGAATACTTGGCTTTTCGGGGTGTTCTCAAATGAAGGCATCACAGTTTGCCAACTATTCTCCACGGTTCTTGCCTGAGGAGTACTTTTTGGGGCGGGGTGAGGCACACGGAGTATTCTTTGATCGCTTTGGAAAGATGCGGAAATCGTTTGTACTCACTCTTGATGGGAGACAGGAGGGAGACCTTCTCATTTTAGCGGAAGACCTCAGGTACAGTGATGGAAGGCGTTTGCAACGGGAGTACCGTATTCAAAAGAAGGATGACCATCACTATACCGTCAAGTCAGAGGCATTTGATGGAGATGGAACGATTGAGTCATACGGAAATGTGTTGAACTGGAAATACGTATTAAAAGAGGAAATAGGAGGAGATATATGGCATCTCTCCTTCGATGACTGGATGTTTCTTCAAGAAAACGGAGTTGTCCTGAACAGAGCGTATGCTACAAAATTTGGCTTGTCTGTAGGAGAGGTGTTTCTGACGTTCCGAAAGAGTATTCATAAGGGTGAAGATGGCGGGAAATCGTAA
- a CDS encoding DUF2256 domain-containing protein, with product MAGNRKKRDFPTKICPVCERPFVWRKKWARVWEQVKYCSAACRNNRSGDRKGDSDADDLLNADRMLPSDQ from the coding sequence ATGGCGGGAAATCGTAAGAAGCGCGATTTTCCAACGAAGATATGCCCTGTCTGCGAGCGACCCTTCGTGTGGAGAAAGAAATGGGCACGAGTCTGGGAGCAGGTGAAGTACTGTAGTGCAGCGTGTAGAAATAATCGGAGCGGTGATAGGAAAGGGGATAGTGATGCTGATGACCTCCTTAATGCTGACAGGATGCTACCCTCCGATCAATGA
- a CDS encoding DUF1499 domain-containing protein yields the protein MLMTSLMLTGCYPPINDITTDPFDPLPLYRHGQQVPYPERFGDIQRKKYPLVRPRIFQVSPTELLEVIITVVKDETSWCDVRVDVDNLQLTAVAVSRLFRFRDDIVLQVRSLDGENEAIVHMRSRSRIGKSDLGVNARRITSLFREIEKRLQQNNRLVPQEDERS from the coding sequence ATGCTGATGACCTCCTTAATGCTGACAGGATGCTACCCTCCGATCAATGATATTACGACGGACCCCTTCGATCCGCTTCCCCTCTACCGTCATGGCCAACAGGTGCCGTATCCAGAGCGGTTTGGTGACATTCAACGAAAAAAATATCCGCTCGTGAGGCCCCGTATATTTCAGGTATCTCCAACAGAACTCTTAGAGGTTATTATTACTGTGGTCAAAGATGAAACGAGTTGGTGTGATGTAAGGGTTGATGTGGATAATCTTCAGCTTACGGCAGTTGCTGTCTCTCGGCTGTTCCGATTTCGTGATGATATAGTGCTTCAGGTGCGATCGCTCGATGGAGAGAATGAGGCTATCGTACATATGCGTTCGCGGTCGCGAATTGGAAAAAGCGACTTAGGAGTCAATGCGAGGAGAATTACGAGTTTGTTTAGAGAAATTGAAAAGAGGCTTCAGCAGAATAATCGACTTGTGCCCCAGGAGGATGAGAGATCGTGA
- a CDS encoding ABC transporter ATP-binding protein, with product MRGGDGQAPIVTVRDLTKGYPGREEPVLNGLFLEVMRGTFTLITGKSGLGKSSLLHCIAGLESYESGSIVLNGESYEGKGIEELAHIRLHQIGIVFQFFNLISHLTLAQNILLPADIAGISRRKVRERMEYLVHFMGVGTILDRRPHQVSGGEAQRTAIARALLLSPTLILADEPTGNLDEENSQRVGELFQEIVRETGTTLIMVSHDRGFSADADRVLEMSAHGVLQ from the coding sequence GTGAGAGGAGGTGATGGCCAGGCTCCTATTGTAACCGTTCGTGATCTGACGAAGGGGTATCCCGGCAGAGAAGAGCCAGTGCTGAACGGTTTGTTCTTAGAGGTGATGCGGGGAACATTTACTCTTATTACTGGGAAGAGTGGTCTGGGAAAAAGTAGTCTTCTTCACTGTATAGCGGGGCTTGAGAGTTATGAGTCGGGTTCTATAGTGCTCAATGGTGAGTCTTATGAGGGGAAGGGGATTGAGGAGTTAGCGCACATTCGCCTTCATCAGATTGGGATAGTTTTTCAGTTTTTTAATCTTATTAGTCATCTTACTCTGGCTCAAAATATTCTCCTACCAGCGGATATCGCTGGGATATCGAGGAGGAAAGTACGAGAACGGATGGAGTATCTTGTTCATTTTATGGGTGTAGGAACGATCCTTGACCGGCGCCCACATCAGGTTTCTGGTGGTGAGGCACAGCGTACAGCCATTGCCAGAGCACTTCTTTTGAGTCCAACTCTTATTCTAGCGGATGAACCCACGGGCAATCTTGATGAGGAGAATTCTCAACGAGTTGGCGAATTGTTTCAGGAGATTGTGCGTGAGACAGGAACTACACTGATTATGGTCTCCCATGATCGGGGATTTTCAGCGGATGCTGATAGAGTGCTCGAAATGAGTGCTCATGGAGTGTTGCAGTGA
- a CDS encoding ABC transporter permease — translation MRFSSLLVRYSFGVFVRERIFTVLGLCAIALAVSLFVSIRLANQAVLKEFQQTVDFLSGTSAFQIVPRSETFQANLVIPRIRAVEGVEDIFPFRLGQVWIANGERVEQITLLGIDLLHSRIGEFVGGLGGSEREAGNVFDFSILQYGRIYLAPALEGFIEEQSSTFLGKPGDTHRLSVSLLEAGSHIYDVYGEKIAIGDLSLVDTLLGTPGRLTGINLYLSAERSDEQVKNQVESILPGSTFLTTPALRSQHLAQTSEALRINLVFLSALSLFVAILFGFQIVSLLLLRRRRDMATFVSIGASPSALSRLVLVEALWLGVAGGLLGGVGGYLLGQYTVSAVRGTIQTLYMPLFSEGITPDIGPLFEGAAIGALIGIISGAFPAIMIRRKAPLSYFSREHLRQRLLIHPFVAGCGAVLLALVAYGTSSELFMRGALLMPFLSPTALSASILLIAPILLIVFFSILDPISDKLSPSTQIAMQNIRMRLGDSALAVGALSVTFGLLIGVSTMVSSFRVTFNGWLETVLSADLFLTPQEGPHTTPEKLQRAVRMMHESQDTEGVQSGRQLSYVYKGEQIFIRSIDAPLAQRMNTLVVLGEKQVQWSDFISGKGAVVSESFSRKLKLRVGDSLFVAGDGEEHIFEIVGVIQDFSSDLGAILLDQNRYEEVFGDSGIFTGISVFLREGSEPQDVKELIEEHFPELFQVTDREGLRQTALKIFDGTFTITYVLQLITTAIASLFLVLLLVTSVLDAKSEQLTLRSIGSPYSFLRQLLIRESVGVVAAAAILGIFFGLCLSLLLVYRVNVVFFGWTVVFLFPWSLLGAFFFTVLLMAVIVPSIVAHYTLREIPVEVLRYE, via the coding sequence GTGAGGTTCTCCTCTCTTCTTGTTCGATACTCATTCGGTGTATTCGTACGAGAGCGAATTTTTACTGTGCTCGGGCTCTGCGCTATTGCTCTAGCGGTTTCGCTCTTTGTATCGATTCGGTTAGCAAATCAAGCGGTCTTGAAGGAATTTCAACAGACTGTTGATTTTCTGAGTGGAACGAGTGCTTTTCAGATTGTTCCGAGAAGTGAAACCTTTCAAGCGAATCTTGTTATTCCAAGGATTCGTGCCGTTGAAGGGGTTGAAGATATTTTTCCGTTTCGTCTCGGACAGGTTTGGATAGCAAATGGAGAACGCGTAGAGCAAATTACATTGCTGGGAATAGATCTTCTCCATAGTCGTATTGGTGAATTTGTTGGAGGTCTTGGGGGTTCTGAGAGAGAAGCAGGAAATGTATTTGACTTTTCTATACTTCAATATGGGCGGATTTATCTTGCTCCAGCCTTAGAGGGTTTTATTGAGGAGCAGTCGTCTACGTTTTTAGGAAAGCCGGGCGACACCCATAGGCTGTCTGTTTCACTTCTTGAGGCAGGCTCTCATATCTATGATGTATATGGTGAAAAAATAGCGATTGGAGATCTCTCCCTTGTTGATACCCTCCTTGGAACACCTGGACGGCTCACAGGGATAAATCTCTATCTTTCGGCAGAACGTTCTGACGAACAGGTAAAAAATCAGGTGGAGTCGATACTTCCAGGCAGTACATTCTTAACGACTCCTGCGCTTCGTTCGCAACATCTTGCTCAAACGAGTGAAGCGCTTCGGATTAATCTCGTATTTCTATCGGCTCTTTCTTTGTTTGTAGCCATATTGTTCGGATTTCAGATCGTGAGCTTGTTGCTCCTCAGGCGTCGCCGCGATATGGCAACATTTGTTTCAATTGGAGCGTCTCCGTCAGCACTTTCTCGGCTCGTGCTTGTGGAAGCACTTTGGCTTGGCGTGGCTGGTGGGCTTTTGGGAGGGGTTGGTGGTTATCTTCTTGGTCAGTACACCGTGAGTGCTGTGCGAGGTACAATACAGACCTTGTATATGCCACTTTTCTCTGAAGGTATCACTCCCGACATTGGCCCATTGTTCGAAGGTGCTGCTATTGGAGCGTTGATTGGTATCATTTCAGGAGCCTTCCCCGCGATTATGATTCGACGAAAGGCACCCCTCTCATATTTTTCACGTGAGCATCTGCGTCAGAGGCTTCTCATACATCCGTTTGTTGCAGGATGTGGAGCTGTTCTTCTTGCACTTGTGGCATACGGCACATCAAGCGAGTTGTTTATGCGAGGTGCCCTGTTGATGCCATTCCTTTCTCCTACAGCACTGAGTGCCAGTATTTTACTTATAGCACCGATTCTCCTCATTGTGTTCTTCTCAATTCTCGATCCGATTTCAGACAAGTTGAGTCCCAGTACCCAGATTGCTATGCAAAATATCAGAATGAGATTGGGAGACTCTGCGCTTGCTGTCGGAGCGCTATCAGTAACCTTTGGTTTATTGATTGGTGTCTCTACGATGGTCTCAAGTTTTCGAGTTACCTTTAATGGATGGTTAGAGACGGTACTTTCAGCCGATCTTTTTCTTACCCCCCAAGAGGGGCCGCATACTACGCCGGAGAAACTCCAGAGAGCAGTGAGGATGATGCATGAGAGTCAAGATACCGAGGGGGTGCAATCAGGACGTCAGCTGAGTTATGTGTATAAGGGCGAGCAAATTTTTATTCGGAGTATTGATGCTCCGTTAGCGCAACGTATGAATACGCTCGTGGTCTTGGGTGAGAAGCAAGTTCAGTGGAGTGATTTCATTTCTGGCAAGGGTGCTGTCGTGTCAGAAAGCTTTTCTCGAAAACTGAAGTTACGTGTAGGAGATAGTCTTTTTGTTGCGGGCGATGGAGAGGAGCATATTTTTGAAATTGTAGGTGTCATTCAAGATTTTTCATCAGATCTCGGAGCTATCCTTTTGGATCAGAATCGATACGAGGAAGTATTCGGAGATTCTGGTATATTTACGGGCATTTCGGTTTTTCTGCGTGAGGGAAGTGAGCCTCAGGATGTGAAAGAGTTGATAGAAGAACATTTCCCCGAACTCTTTCAGGTTACTGATCGAGAAGGGCTGCGACAGACTGCTTTGAAGATCTTTGACGGAACATTTACAATTACTTATGTATTACAATTGATTACCACCGCTATCGCTTCGCTTTTTCTGGTTTTACTCTTAGTAACATCTGTACTGGATGCAAAGAGTGAGCAGTTAACCTTACGCAGTATTGGATCACCGTACTCATTTTTACGACAACTTCTCATACGAGAGTCTGTGGGTGTCGTGGCAGCAGCAGC